A single Strix aluco isolate bStrAlu1 chromosome 38, bStrAlu1.hap1, whole genome shotgun sequence DNA region contains:
- the EVI5L gene encoding EVI5-like protein isoform X5, producing the protein MASPAVSPDSSSHEALSSVNSAPACSPTSDSENLSPDELELLAKLEEQNRLLEADSKSMRSMNGSRRNSGSSLVSSSSASSNLSHLEEDTWILWGRIVNEWDEWRKKKEKLLKELIRKGIPHHFRAIVWQLLCSATDMPVKNQYSELLKMSSPCEKLIRRDIARTYPEHEFFKGQDSLGQEVLFNVMKAYSLVDREVGYCQGSAFIVGLLLMQMPEEEAFCVFVRLMQEYRLRELFKPSMAELGLCIYQFEYMLQEQLPELNIHFRSQSFLTSMYASSWFLTLFLTTFPLPVATRIFDIFMYEGLEIVFRVGMALLQFNQAELVQLDMEGMSQYFQKVIPHQFDSCPDKLILRAFQVKYNPKKMKRLEKEYAAIKNKEMEEQIEIKRLRTENRLLKQRIETLEKESAALADRLIQGQVTRAQEAEENYIIKRELAVVKQRCTSATENLQRAQTTIRQLQDQQGNPRFSEEFVTHLETELEQSRLRESETLGALKEMQDKVLDMEKRNSLLPDEDNVVRLQEELQALALREAEAVKSLTELQQQVKDLSDSWQAGRSGGRWKESPRRNNANALQEAVVAARLREAQAQAELRALRQRVLQLETQGQIQRTVLGRAEQTCAGLREQLRLAAAQSKGLQAQLSESHRKHAEAQCKGCPQSKEEVMAVRLREADSMAALAEMRQRVAELEIQIRLLRGPLAFGAVGLGTRLGDEDSLGSSDEELPPFALTHGDIGDLGDLGDMGDSSDSETEGAPTAP; encoded by the exons ATGGCGTCGCCGGCCGTCAGCCCCGACTCGTCCTCGCACGAAGCCCTCTCCTCCGTCAACTCAGCCCCGGCGTGTTCGCCCACCTCCGACTCGGAAAACCTCAGCCCCGACGAACTGGAGCTGCTGGCGAAGCTGGAGGAGCAAAATCG GCTACTGGAGGCCGACTCCAAGTCGATGCGCTCCATGAACGGCTCGCGAAGGAACAGCGGCTCCTCCTTGGTCTCCAGCTCCTCGGCCTCCTCCAACCTCAGCCACCTCGAGGAGGACACCTGGATCCTCTGGGGCCGCATCGTCAACGAGTGGGACGAGTGGCggaagaagaaggagaagctgctgaag GAGCTCATCCGCAAAGGGATCCCCCACCACTTCCGTGCCATTGTCTGgcagctgctctgcagtgccaCCGACATGCCCGTCAAAAACCAATACTCGGAGCTGCTCAAGATGTCCTCTCCCTGCGAGAAGCTCATCCGACGGGATATCGCCCGCACCTACCCGGAGCACGAGTTCTTCAAGGGACAGGACAGTCTGGGCCAGGAGGTGCTCTTCAACGTCATGAAG gCCTATTCGCTGGTGGACCGGGAGGTCGGATACTGCCAGGGTAGTGCCTTCATTGTGGGACTGCTGCTCATGCAG ATGCCCGAGGAAGAGGCCTTCTGCGTGTTCGTGAGGCTGATGCAGGAATACCGCTTACGGGAGCTCTTCAAACCCAGTATGGCCGAGCTGGGGCTCTGCATCTACCAGTTTGAGTACATGCTGCAG GAGCAGCTGCCGGAGCTGAACATCCACTTCCGCTCGCAGAGCTTCCTCACCTCCATGTATGCCTCGTCGTGGTTCCTCACCCTCTTCCTCACCACCTTCCCTCTTCCCGTGGCCACGCGCATCTTCGACATCTTCATGTATGAG GGGCTGGAGATCGTCTTCCGCGTGGGGATGGCACTGCTGCAGTTCAACCAGGCTGAGCTCGTCCAGCTCGACATGGAGGGCATGTCCCAG TACTTCCAGAAGGTGATCCCACACCAGTTTGACAGTTGCCCCGACAAACTCATCCTCAGGGCCTTCCAGGTCAAGTACAACCCCAAGAAGATGAAGAG GCTGGAGAAGGAGTACGCCGCCATCAAAAACAAAGAGATGGAGGAGCAGATCGAAATCAAG cgcctCCGCACTGAGAACCGCCTGCTGAAACAACGGATCGAAACCCTGGAGAAG GAGAGCGCGGCTCTCGCCGACAGGCTCATCCAG ggcCAGGTGACACGGGCGCAGGAGGCCGAGGAAAACTACATCATCAAGCGGGAGCTGGCAGTGGTGAAGCAACGCTGCACCTCGGCCACCGAGAACCTGCAGCGTGCCCAGACCACCATCCGGCAGCTGCAGGACCAGCAG GGGAACCCCCGCTTCAGCGAGGAGTTTGTCACCCACCTGGAGACAGAGCTGGAGCAGTCGCGGCTGCGGGAGAGCGAGACCCTCGGCGCCCTCAAGGAGATGCAGGATAAAGTCCTCGACATGGAGAAG AGGAACAGCCTGCTGCCAGACGAGGACAACGTGGTgcggctgcaggaggagctgcaggCGCTGGCGCTGCGCGAGGCCGAGGCCGTCAAGTCACTGacggagctgcagcagcaggtcaAGGACCTCAGTGACAGCTGGCAG GCGGGCCGGTCGGGCGGGCGCTGGAAAGAGTCCCCACGGCGGAACAACGCCAACGCGCTGCAAGAGGCCGTGGTGGCCGCGCGGCTGCGggaggcccaggcccaggccgaGCTGCGGGCGCTGCGCCAGCGGGTGCTGCAGCTCGAGACGCAG GGCCAGATCCAGCGCACGGTGCTGGGCCGGGCGGAGCAGACCTGCGCGGGGCTGCGGGAGCAGCTGCGGCTGGCGGCGGCGCAGAGCAAGGGGCTGCAGGCGCAGCTCAGCGAGAGCCACCGCAAACACGCCGAGGCCCAGTGCAAG GGGTGTCCCCAGAGCAAGGAGGAGGTGATGGCGGTGCGGCTGCGCGAGGCCGACAGCATGGCGGCCCTGGCTGAGATGCGACAGCGCGTCGCCGAGCTGGAGATCCAG ATCCGGCTGCTGCGGGGGCCGCTGGCCTTCGGGgcggtggggctggggacacgcCTTGGGGACGAGGACTCGCTGGGTTCCTCCGACGAGGAGCTGCCACCCTTCGCCCTGACACACGGGGACATCGGGGACCTTGGGGACCTCGGGGACATGGGGGACAGCAGCGACAGCGAGACCGAGGGGGCACCCACGGCACCGTGA
- the EVI5L gene encoding EVI5-like protein isoform X1, producing the protein MASPAVSPDSSSHEALSSVNSAPACSPTSDSENLSPDELELLAKLEEQNRLLEADSKSMRSMNGSRRNSGSSLVSSSSASSNLSHLEEDTWILWGRIVNEWDEWRKKKEKLLKELIRKGIPHHFRAIVWQLLCSATDMPVKNQYSELLKMSSPCEKLIRRDIARTYPEHEFFKGQDSLGQEVLFNVMKAYSLVDREVGYCQGSAFIVGLLLMQMPEEEAFCVFVRLMQEYRLRELFKPSMAELGLCIYQFEYMLQEQLPELNIHFRSQSFLTSMYASSWFLTLFLTTFPLPVATRIFDIFMYEGLEIVFRVGMALLQFNQAELVQLDMEGMSQYFQKVIPHQFDSCPDKLILRAFQVKYNPKKMKRLEKEYAAIKNKEMEEQIEIKRLRTENRLLKQRIETLEKESAALADRLIQGQVTRAQEAEENYIIKRELAVVKQRCTSATENLQRAQTTIRQLQDQQGNPRFSEEFVTHLETELEQSRLRESETLGALKEMQDKVLDMEKRNSLLPDEDNVVRLQEELQALALREAEAVKSLTELQQQVKDLSDSWQAGRSGGRWKESPRRNNANALQEAVVAARLREAQAQAELRALRQRVLQLETQGQIQRTVLGRAEQTCAGLREQLRLAAAQSKGLQAQLSESHRKHAEAQCKGCPQSKEEVMAVRLREADSMAALAEMRQRVAELEIQREEGMIQGQLNHSDAAQYIRQLKDHIDELKAEIRLLRGPLAFGAVGLGTRLGDEDSLGSSDEELPPFALTHGDIGDLGDLGDMGDSSDSETEGAPTAP; encoded by the exons ATGGCGTCGCCGGCCGTCAGCCCCGACTCGTCCTCGCACGAAGCCCTCTCCTCCGTCAACTCAGCCCCGGCGTGTTCGCCCACCTCCGACTCGGAAAACCTCAGCCCCGACGAACTGGAGCTGCTGGCGAAGCTGGAGGAGCAAAATCG GCTACTGGAGGCCGACTCCAAGTCGATGCGCTCCATGAACGGCTCGCGAAGGAACAGCGGCTCCTCCTTGGTCTCCAGCTCCTCGGCCTCCTCCAACCTCAGCCACCTCGAGGAGGACACCTGGATCCTCTGGGGCCGCATCGTCAACGAGTGGGACGAGTGGCggaagaagaaggagaagctgctgaag GAGCTCATCCGCAAAGGGATCCCCCACCACTTCCGTGCCATTGTCTGgcagctgctctgcagtgccaCCGACATGCCCGTCAAAAACCAATACTCGGAGCTGCTCAAGATGTCCTCTCCCTGCGAGAAGCTCATCCGACGGGATATCGCCCGCACCTACCCGGAGCACGAGTTCTTCAAGGGACAGGACAGTCTGGGCCAGGAGGTGCTCTTCAACGTCATGAAG gCCTATTCGCTGGTGGACCGGGAGGTCGGATACTGCCAGGGTAGTGCCTTCATTGTGGGACTGCTGCTCATGCAG ATGCCCGAGGAAGAGGCCTTCTGCGTGTTCGTGAGGCTGATGCAGGAATACCGCTTACGGGAGCTCTTCAAACCCAGTATGGCCGAGCTGGGGCTCTGCATCTACCAGTTTGAGTACATGCTGCAG GAGCAGCTGCCGGAGCTGAACATCCACTTCCGCTCGCAGAGCTTCCTCACCTCCATGTATGCCTCGTCGTGGTTCCTCACCCTCTTCCTCACCACCTTCCCTCTTCCCGTGGCCACGCGCATCTTCGACATCTTCATGTATGAG GGGCTGGAGATCGTCTTCCGCGTGGGGATGGCACTGCTGCAGTTCAACCAGGCTGAGCTCGTCCAGCTCGACATGGAGGGCATGTCCCAG TACTTCCAGAAGGTGATCCCACACCAGTTTGACAGTTGCCCCGACAAACTCATCCTCAGGGCCTTCCAGGTCAAGTACAACCCCAAGAAGATGAAGAG GCTGGAGAAGGAGTACGCCGCCATCAAAAACAAAGAGATGGAGGAGCAGATCGAAATCAAG cgcctCCGCACTGAGAACCGCCTGCTGAAACAACGGATCGAAACCCTGGAGAAG GAGAGCGCGGCTCTCGCCGACAGGCTCATCCAG ggcCAGGTGACACGGGCGCAGGAGGCCGAGGAAAACTACATCATCAAGCGGGAGCTGGCAGTGGTGAAGCAACGCTGCACCTCGGCCACCGAGAACCTGCAGCGTGCCCAGACCACCATCCGGCAGCTGCAGGACCAGCAG GGGAACCCCCGCTTCAGCGAGGAGTTTGTCACCCACCTGGAGACAGAGCTGGAGCAGTCGCGGCTGCGGGAGAGCGAGACCCTCGGCGCCCTCAAGGAGATGCAGGATAAAGTCCTCGACATGGAGAAG AGGAACAGCCTGCTGCCAGACGAGGACAACGTGGTgcggctgcaggaggagctgcaggCGCTGGCGCTGCGCGAGGCCGAGGCCGTCAAGTCACTGacggagctgcagcagcaggtcaAGGACCTCAGTGACAGCTGGCAG GCGGGCCGGTCGGGCGGGCGCTGGAAAGAGTCCCCACGGCGGAACAACGCCAACGCGCTGCAAGAGGCCGTGGTGGCCGCGCGGCTGCGggaggcccaggcccaggccgaGCTGCGGGCGCTGCGCCAGCGGGTGCTGCAGCTCGAGACGCAG GGCCAGATCCAGCGCACGGTGCTGGGCCGGGCGGAGCAGACCTGCGCGGGGCTGCGGGAGCAGCTGCGGCTGGCGGCGGCGCAGAGCAAGGGGCTGCAGGCGCAGCTCAGCGAGAGCCACCGCAAACACGCCGAGGCCCAGTGCAAG GGGTGTCCCCAGAGCAAGGAGGAGGTGATGGCGGTGCGGCTGCGCGAGGCCGACAGCATGGCGGCCCTGGCTGAGATGCGACAGCGCGTCGCCGAGCTGGAGATCCAG agggaggaggggatgATCCAGGGGCAGCTCAACCACTCGGACGCCGCCCAGTACATCCGCCAGCTCAAGGACCACATCGACGAGCTCAAGGCCGAG ATCCGGCTGCTGCGGGGGCCGCTGGCCTTCGGGgcggtggggctggggacacgcCTTGGGGACGAGGACTCGCTGGGTTCCTCCGACGAGGAGCTGCCACCCTTCGCCCTGACACACGGGGACATCGGGGACCTTGGGGACCTCGGGGACATGGGGGACAGCAGCGACAGCGAGACCGAGGGGGCACCCACGGCACCGTGA
- the EVI5L gene encoding EVI5-like protein isoform X4, giving the protein MASPAVSPDSSSHEALSSVNSAPACSPTSDSENLSPDELELLAKLEEQNRLLEADSKSMRSMNGSRRNSGSSLVSSSSASSNLSHLEEDTWILWGRIVNEWDEWRKKKEKLLKELIRKGIPHHFRAIVWQLLCSATDMPVKNQYSELLKMSSPCEKLIRRDIARTYPEHEFFKGQDSLGQEVLFNVMKAYSLVDREVGYCQGSAFIVGLLLMQMPEEEAFCVFVRLMQEYRLRELFKPSMAELGLCIYQFEYMLQEQLPELNIHFRSQSFLTSMYASSWFLTLFLTTFPLPVATRIFDIFMYEGLEIVFRVGMALLQFNQAELVQLDMEGMSQYFQKVIPHQFDSCPDKLILRAFQVKYNPKKMKRLEKEYAAIKNKEMEEQIEIKRLRTENRLLKQRIETLEKGQVTRAQEAEENYIIKRELAVVKQRCTSATENLQRAQTTIRQLQDQQGNPRFSEEFVTHLETELEQSRLRESETLGALKEMQDKVLDMEKRNSLLPDEDNVVRLQEELQALALREAEAVKSLTELQQQVKDLSDSWQAGRSGGRWKESPRRNNANALQEAVVAARLREAQAQAELRALRQRVLQLETQGQIQRTVLGRAEQTCAGLREQLRLAAAQSKGLQAQLSESHRKHAEAQCKSKEEVMAVRLREADSMAALAEMRQRVAELEIQREEGMIQGQLNHSDAAQYIRQLKDHIDELKAEIRLLRGPLAFGAVGLGTRLGDEDSLGSSDEELPPFALTHGDIGDLGDLGDMGDSSDSETEGAPTAP; this is encoded by the exons ATGGCGTCGCCGGCCGTCAGCCCCGACTCGTCCTCGCACGAAGCCCTCTCCTCCGTCAACTCAGCCCCGGCGTGTTCGCCCACCTCCGACTCGGAAAACCTCAGCCCCGACGAACTGGAGCTGCTGGCGAAGCTGGAGGAGCAAAATCG GCTACTGGAGGCCGACTCCAAGTCGATGCGCTCCATGAACGGCTCGCGAAGGAACAGCGGCTCCTCCTTGGTCTCCAGCTCCTCGGCCTCCTCCAACCTCAGCCACCTCGAGGAGGACACCTGGATCCTCTGGGGCCGCATCGTCAACGAGTGGGACGAGTGGCggaagaagaaggagaagctgctgaag GAGCTCATCCGCAAAGGGATCCCCCACCACTTCCGTGCCATTGTCTGgcagctgctctgcagtgccaCCGACATGCCCGTCAAAAACCAATACTCGGAGCTGCTCAAGATGTCCTCTCCCTGCGAGAAGCTCATCCGACGGGATATCGCCCGCACCTACCCGGAGCACGAGTTCTTCAAGGGACAGGACAGTCTGGGCCAGGAGGTGCTCTTCAACGTCATGAAG gCCTATTCGCTGGTGGACCGGGAGGTCGGATACTGCCAGGGTAGTGCCTTCATTGTGGGACTGCTGCTCATGCAG ATGCCCGAGGAAGAGGCCTTCTGCGTGTTCGTGAGGCTGATGCAGGAATACCGCTTACGGGAGCTCTTCAAACCCAGTATGGCCGAGCTGGGGCTCTGCATCTACCAGTTTGAGTACATGCTGCAG GAGCAGCTGCCGGAGCTGAACATCCACTTCCGCTCGCAGAGCTTCCTCACCTCCATGTATGCCTCGTCGTGGTTCCTCACCCTCTTCCTCACCACCTTCCCTCTTCCCGTGGCCACGCGCATCTTCGACATCTTCATGTATGAG GGGCTGGAGATCGTCTTCCGCGTGGGGATGGCACTGCTGCAGTTCAACCAGGCTGAGCTCGTCCAGCTCGACATGGAGGGCATGTCCCAG TACTTCCAGAAGGTGATCCCACACCAGTTTGACAGTTGCCCCGACAAACTCATCCTCAGGGCCTTCCAGGTCAAGTACAACCCCAAGAAGATGAAGAG GCTGGAGAAGGAGTACGCCGCCATCAAAAACAAAGAGATGGAGGAGCAGATCGAAATCAAG cgcctCCGCACTGAGAACCGCCTGCTGAAACAACGGATCGAAACCCTGGAGAAG ggcCAGGTGACACGGGCGCAGGAGGCCGAGGAAAACTACATCATCAAGCGGGAGCTGGCAGTGGTGAAGCAACGCTGCACCTCGGCCACCGAGAACCTGCAGCGTGCCCAGACCACCATCCGGCAGCTGCAGGACCAGCAG GGGAACCCCCGCTTCAGCGAGGAGTTTGTCACCCACCTGGAGACAGAGCTGGAGCAGTCGCGGCTGCGGGAGAGCGAGACCCTCGGCGCCCTCAAGGAGATGCAGGATAAAGTCCTCGACATGGAGAAG AGGAACAGCCTGCTGCCAGACGAGGACAACGTGGTgcggctgcaggaggagctgcaggCGCTGGCGCTGCGCGAGGCCGAGGCCGTCAAGTCACTGacggagctgcagcagcaggtcaAGGACCTCAGTGACAGCTGGCAG GCGGGCCGGTCGGGCGGGCGCTGGAAAGAGTCCCCACGGCGGAACAACGCCAACGCGCTGCAAGAGGCCGTGGTGGCCGCGCGGCTGCGggaggcccaggcccaggccgaGCTGCGGGCGCTGCGCCAGCGGGTGCTGCAGCTCGAGACGCAG GGCCAGATCCAGCGCACGGTGCTGGGCCGGGCGGAGCAGACCTGCGCGGGGCTGCGGGAGCAGCTGCGGCTGGCGGCGGCGCAGAGCAAGGGGCTGCAGGCGCAGCTCAGCGAGAGCCACCGCAAACACGCCGAGGCCCAGTGCAAG AGCAAGGAGGAGGTGATGGCGGTGCGGCTGCGCGAGGCCGACAGCATGGCGGCCCTGGCTGAGATGCGACAGCGCGTCGCCGAGCTGGAGATCCAG agggaggaggggatgATCCAGGGGCAGCTCAACCACTCGGACGCCGCCCAGTACATCCGCCAGCTCAAGGACCACATCGACGAGCTCAAGGCCGAG ATCCGGCTGCTGCGGGGGCCGCTGGCCTTCGGGgcggtggggctggggacacgcCTTGGGGACGAGGACTCGCTGGGTTCCTCCGACGAGGAGCTGCCACCCTTCGCCCTGACACACGGGGACATCGGGGACCTTGGGGACCTCGGGGACATGGGGGACAGCAGCGACAGCGAGACCGAGGGGGCACCCACGGCACCGTGA
- the EVI5L gene encoding EVI5-like protein isoform X2, giving the protein MASPAVSPDSSSHEALSSVNSAPACSPTSDSENLSPDELELLAKLEEQNRLLEADSKSMRSMNGSRRNSGSSLVSSSSASSNLSHLEEDTWILWGRIVNEWDEWRKKKEKLLKELIRKGIPHHFRAIVWQLLCSATDMPVKNQYSELLKMSSPCEKLIRRDIARTYPEHEFFKGQDSLGQEVLFNVMKAYSLVDREVGYCQGSAFIVGLLLMQMPEEEAFCVFVRLMQEYRLRELFKPSMAELGLCIYQFEYMLQEQLPELNIHFRSQSFLTSMYASSWFLTLFLTTFPLPVATRIFDIFMYEGLEIVFRVGMALLQFNQAELVQLDMEGMSQYFQKVIPHQFDSCPDKLILRAFQVKYNPKKMKRLEKEYAAIKNKEMEEQIEIKRLRTENRLLKQRIETLEKESAALADRLIQGQVTRAQEAEENYIIKRELAVVKQRCTSATENLQRAQTTIRQLQDQQGNPRFSEEFVTHLETELEQSRLRESETLGALKEMQDKVLDMEKRNSLLPDEDNVVRLQEELQALALREAEAVKSLTELQQQVKDLSDSWQAGRSGGRWKESPRRNNANALQEAVVAARLREAQAQAELRALRQRVLQLETQGQIQRTVLGRAEQTCAGLREQLRLAAAQSKGLQAQLSESHRKHAEAQCKSKEEVMAVRLREADSMAALAEMRQRVAELEIQREEGMIQGQLNHSDAAQYIRQLKDHIDELKAEIRLLRGPLAFGAVGLGTRLGDEDSLGSSDEELPPFALTHGDIGDLGDLGDMGDSSDSETEGAPTAP; this is encoded by the exons ATGGCGTCGCCGGCCGTCAGCCCCGACTCGTCCTCGCACGAAGCCCTCTCCTCCGTCAACTCAGCCCCGGCGTGTTCGCCCACCTCCGACTCGGAAAACCTCAGCCCCGACGAACTGGAGCTGCTGGCGAAGCTGGAGGAGCAAAATCG GCTACTGGAGGCCGACTCCAAGTCGATGCGCTCCATGAACGGCTCGCGAAGGAACAGCGGCTCCTCCTTGGTCTCCAGCTCCTCGGCCTCCTCCAACCTCAGCCACCTCGAGGAGGACACCTGGATCCTCTGGGGCCGCATCGTCAACGAGTGGGACGAGTGGCggaagaagaaggagaagctgctgaag GAGCTCATCCGCAAAGGGATCCCCCACCACTTCCGTGCCATTGTCTGgcagctgctctgcagtgccaCCGACATGCCCGTCAAAAACCAATACTCGGAGCTGCTCAAGATGTCCTCTCCCTGCGAGAAGCTCATCCGACGGGATATCGCCCGCACCTACCCGGAGCACGAGTTCTTCAAGGGACAGGACAGTCTGGGCCAGGAGGTGCTCTTCAACGTCATGAAG gCCTATTCGCTGGTGGACCGGGAGGTCGGATACTGCCAGGGTAGTGCCTTCATTGTGGGACTGCTGCTCATGCAG ATGCCCGAGGAAGAGGCCTTCTGCGTGTTCGTGAGGCTGATGCAGGAATACCGCTTACGGGAGCTCTTCAAACCCAGTATGGCCGAGCTGGGGCTCTGCATCTACCAGTTTGAGTACATGCTGCAG GAGCAGCTGCCGGAGCTGAACATCCACTTCCGCTCGCAGAGCTTCCTCACCTCCATGTATGCCTCGTCGTGGTTCCTCACCCTCTTCCTCACCACCTTCCCTCTTCCCGTGGCCACGCGCATCTTCGACATCTTCATGTATGAG GGGCTGGAGATCGTCTTCCGCGTGGGGATGGCACTGCTGCAGTTCAACCAGGCTGAGCTCGTCCAGCTCGACATGGAGGGCATGTCCCAG TACTTCCAGAAGGTGATCCCACACCAGTTTGACAGTTGCCCCGACAAACTCATCCTCAGGGCCTTCCAGGTCAAGTACAACCCCAAGAAGATGAAGAG GCTGGAGAAGGAGTACGCCGCCATCAAAAACAAAGAGATGGAGGAGCAGATCGAAATCAAG cgcctCCGCACTGAGAACCGCCTGCTGAAACAACGGATCGAAACCCTGGAGAAG GAGAGCGCGGCTCTCGCCGACAGGCTCATCCAG ggcCAGGTGACACGGGCGCAGGAGGCCGAGGAAAACTACATCATCAAGCGGGAGCTGGCAGTGGTGAAGCAACGCTGCACCTCGGCCACCGAGAACCTGCAGCGTGCCCAGACCACCATCCGGCAGCTGCAGGACCAGCAG GGGAACCCCCGCTTCAGCGAGGAGTTTGTCACCCACCTGGAGACAGAGCTGGAGCAGTCGCGGCTGCGGGAGAGCGAGACCCTCGGCGCCCTCAAGGAGATGCAGGATAAAGTCCTCGACATGGAGAAG AGGAACAGCCTGCTGCCAGACGAGGACAACGTGGTgcggctgcaggaggagctgcaggCGCTGGCGCTGCGCGAGGCCGAGGCCGTCAAGTCACTGacggagctgcagcagcaggtcaAGGACCTCAGTGACAGCTGGCAG GCGGGCCGGTCGGGCGGGCGCTGGAAAGAGTCCCCACGGCGGAACAACGCCAACGCGCTGCAAGAGGCCGTGGTGGCCGCGCGGCTGCGggaggcccaggcccaggccgaGCTGCGGGCGCTGCGCCAGCGGGTGCTGCAGCTCGAGACGCAG GGCCAGATCCAGCGCACGGTGCTGGGCCGGGCGGAGCAGACCTGCGCGGGGCTGCGGGAGCAGCTGCGGCTGGCGGCGGCGCAGAGCAAGGGGCTGCAGGCGCAGCTCAGCGAGAGCCACCGCAAACACGCCGAGGCCCAGTGCAAG AGCAAGGAGGAGGTGATGGCGGTGCGGCTGCGCGAGGCCGACAGCATGGCGGCCCTGGCTGAGATGCGACAGCGCGTCGCCGAGCTGGAGATCCAG agggaggaggggatgATCCAGGGGCAGCTCAACCACTCGGACGCCGCCCAGTACATCCGCCAGCTCAAGGACCACATCGACGAGCTCAAGGCCGAG ATCCGGCTGCTGCGGGGGCCGCTGGCCTTCGGGgcggtggggctggggacacgcCTTGGGGACGAGGACTCGCTGGGTTCCTCCGACGAGGAGCTGCCACCCTTCGCCCTGACACACGGGGACATCGGGGACCTTGGGGACCTCGGGGACATGGGGGACAGCAGCGACAGCGAGACCGAGGGGGCACCCACGGCACCGTGA